Part of the Flavobacteriales bacterium genome, AAGCAAATCGATTTCTTTTGGGTCGGTACCAGTTTTTTCGCATAGTTCACGAACAGCGTGCTTACCGATTATAGATGTTCCACCTTCTTCTAATACCCTTCTTTCTTCAATTCCAGTTCGTGCTTTGATCCAATCGTCGGATGTATCCACTAGCTTTTCGAGGTCTTTGTTAGACATTACCTTTTCAGGTACATATCCAGCAACACCAGTAATAACAGCTC contains:
- a CDS encoding 3-oxoacyl-ACP synthase, whose protein sequence is MVRAVITGVAGYVPEKVMSNKDLEKLVDTSDDWIKARTGIEERRVLEEGGTSIIGKHAVRELCEKTGTDPKEIDLL